From Micromonospora rhizosphaerae, the proteins below share one genomic window:
- a CDS encoding GNAT family N-acetyltransferase, translated as MSVSFDLRTDAAPSSYPDVYFTPGYGAAVASAEGATWHLAHASDRMMVPYLVRPVADGISDAASPYGYSGVHINPDIPRSEVNRVWSLLLEHWRDSGLVTVFLRFSPLEPGSVEVMRTLGLVPMTRRADTVTVAVSQGSGTTWDRLAGRCRTAIRKARRVGMEASVRPVEEADLTAGSTFRRLYERTMTRVGSSPSYIFPDRYYRMLLDGLGKALLIGEVRDRDGMVVASTLLMQHADRVHYHLAGSDTAAARSGANNLLLWTVFEWAANCGYAWVHLGGGVRADDSLFQFKRSFGGARTEFWTGSLVLDKARYDALVAQHAARLDRPPTELLDSGFFPAYRWEVG; from the coding sequence ATGAGCGTCAGCTTCGACCTCCGCACCGACGCCGCCCCGTCGTCCTACCCGGACGTCTACTTCACGCCGGGATACGGGGCGGCGGTGGCATCTGCCGAGGGCGCCACCTGGCACCTCGCACACGCCTCGGACCGCATGATGGTCCCGTACCTCGTCCGACCGGTCGCCGACGGGATCAGTGACGCGGCGAGCCCCTACGGTTACTCCGGCGTTCACATCAACCCCGATATCCCCAGGAGCGAGGTGAACCGCGTCTGGTCGCTGCTCCTCGAGCATTGGCGGGACAGCGGCCTCGTGACCGTCTTTCTGCGCTTCTCTCCGCTGGAACCAGGGTCGGTCGAGGTCATGCGTACGCTCGGCCTGGTTCCGATGACGCGACGAGCCGACACCGTGACAGTGGCGGTCTCCCAGGGCTCCGGCACGACCTGGGATCGCCTGGCGGGAAGGTGCCGCACGGCGATACGCAAGGCCCGGCGGGTCGGGATGGAGGCGTCGGTACGGCCGGTGGAGGAGGCCGACCTGACGGCCGGCTCGACATTCCGGCGGCTCTACGAGCGGACCATGACGCGGGTCGGTAGCTCGCCCAGCTACATCTTTCCCGACCGCTACTACCGAATGCTGCTCGACGGGCTCGGCAAGGCACTCTTGATCGGAGAGGTTCGCGACCGCGACGGCATGGTGGTGGCCTCGACCCTCCTGATGCAGCACGCGGATCGGGTGCATTACCACCTCGCCGGCTCGGACACCGCGGCAGCACGGAGCGGCGCCAACAACCTGCTGCTCTGGACCGTCTTCGAGTGGGCGGCGAACTGCGGCTACGCATGGGTACACCTGGGCGGAGGCGTACGGGCGGACGACAGCCTGTTCCAGTTCAAGCGCTCCTTCGGCGGCGCTCGAACGGAGTTCTGGACGGGATCGCTCGTCCTCGACAAGGCCCGGTACGACGCCCTGGTGGCTCAGCACGCTGCGCGGCTTGATCGGCCGCCAACCGAACTGCTCGACTCGGGATTCTTCCCGGCCTACCGGTGGGAGGTCGGATGA
- a CDS encoding DegT/DnrJ/EryC1/StrS family aminotransferase, translated as MDRILLSPADVGPLEESYVLNALRSGWVAPAGPDLAAFEREVAQRVGCGHAVALASGTAGLHLALLALGVGPGDTVVVPTLTFAATANAVVYTGAEPVFIDCEPATGNLDPGLLQELLRDLRDKGRRVGAVMPVDMFGACADYTRILPLCAEAEVPVVEDAAEALGSTHRGRAAGSFGRAGVFSFNGNKIITTSGGGMLLSDDGDLVARCRYLSTQARQPVPHYEHTEVGYNYRLSNLLAALGRAQLHRLDDIVTRRRRLRERYSKLFAAVPGVRLLAEEDHGANCWLTTIVVDPLVAGWRAREFAAHLSAQHIETRPVWKPMHLQPVFAGAEALLTGTAERLFADGLVLPSGYGMTEDQVVRVLDAIEQFVDLR; from the coding sequence ATGGATCGGATCCTCCTCTCACCTGCCGACGTCGGCCCCCTCGAGGAGTCATACGTCCTGAACGCACTCCGCTCGGGGTGGGTGGCACCGGCAGGTCCTGACCTGGCGGCATTCGAGCGCGAGGTCGCCCAGCGGGTGGGCTGCGGGCACGCCGTCGCGTTGGCATCGGGTACCGCGGGCCTGCACCTGGCCCTACTCGCGCTCGGCGTGGGGCCCGGGGACACGGTCGTGGTACCCACACTCACGTTCGCCGCCACGGCCAACGCGGTCGTCTACACGGGCGCGGAACCCGTTTTCATCGACTGTGAGCCGGCGACGGGCAACCTTGATCCCGGCCTCCTGCAGGAACTGCTCCGCGACCTACGAGACAAGGGCCGCCGGGTCGGGGCCGTGATGCCCGTGGACATGTTCGGGGCGTGCGCCGACTACACCCGAATTCTTCCGCTCTGCGCGGAGGCCGAGGTTCCCGTCGTGGAGGATGCCGCCGAGGCGCTGGGGTCGACCCATCGGGGGCGGGCCGCTGGATCCTTCGGCCGAGCCGGGGTCTTCTCGTTCAACGGCAACAAGATTATCACCACGTCCGGTGGGGGGATGCTCCTGTCCGACGACGGCGATCTCGTCGCTCGCTGCCGGTACCTGTCGACCCAGGCCCGTCAGCCGGTCCCGCACTACGAGCACACCGAGGTGGGCTACAACTACCGGTTGAGCAACCTGCTCGCCGCGCTCGGCAGAGCCCAACTACACCGGTTGGACGACATCGTGACGCGGCGCCGACGATTGCGGGAGCGCTACTCCAAGCTCTTTGCCGCGGTTCCCGGCGTGCGACTGCTCGCCGAGGAGGACCACGGGGCCAACTGCTGGCTCACCACCATCGTGGTCGATCCGCTGGTTGCCGGGTGGCGGGCCAGGGAATTCGCCGCCCACCTCAGCGCGCAGCACATCGAAACCCGACCGGTATGGAAGCCGATGCACCTGCAGCCGGTCTTCGCCGGCGCGGAGGCGCTGCTCACCGGCACGGCCGAGCGCCTCTTCGCGGACGGCCTCGTCCTACCGAGCGGCTACGGTATGACCGAGGACCAGGTCGTCCGCGTCCTCGATGCGATCGAGCAGTTTGTGGACCTCCGATGA
- a CDS encoding DUF389 domain-containing protein, translated as MLHLRIIAPADQSAAVADLLAADPGVTHLAVLSGAARQPAGDLILCDVVRESADGVLHGLRELGVEAHGGIAADDVELTLSGAAVRAARDAPGSGADALVWDEIAAKTGEQTELSGTFLALIVVATMIAGVGVLLDQPILIIGAMVVGPEFGPLAALCVALLRRNAKIIGRSVQALVVGFLVAMVATVLSTWALTAAGLVNRDMLLADRPLTDFIWRPDALSWVVGLLAGVAGMLSLTSKKSGSLVGVLISVTTVPAAANVGVAAAYGVWPEAAGSALQLLINMCAIVLAGLLTLAVQHLWWWNVARRTTGPITRRRPRGPAADSAASAPGQSRHPDRPLR; from the coding sequence ATGCTGCACCTGAGGATCATCGCTCCCGCCGATCAGTCGGCGGCGGTGGCCGACCTGCTGGCCGCGGATCCCGGGGTCACCCACCTGGCCGTGCTCAGCGGAGCCGCCCGCCAGCCCGCTGGTGACCTGATCCTCTGCGACGTCGTGCGGGAGAGCGCGGACGGCGTGCTGCACGGACTCCGCGAACTGGGGGTCGAGGCGCACGGTGGGATCGCCGCCGACGACGTGGAGTTGACCCTGTCGGGGGCGGCCGTCCGGGCCGCCCGGGACGCTCCGGGCAGCGGGGCCGACGCGCTGGTCTGGGACGAGATCGCCGCGAAGACCGGTGAGCAGACGGAACTGTCCGGGACGTTCCTCGCCCTGATCGTGGTCGCCACCATGATCGCCGGCGTTGGCGTCCTCCTCGACCAGCCCATCCTCATCATCGGCGCGATGGTGGTCGGACCCGAGTTCGGCCCGCTCGCGGCCCTCTGTGTCGCCCTGCTGCGCCGCAATGCGAAGATCATCGGACGCTCGGTCCAGGCATTGGTGGTGGGCTTCCTGGTCGCCATGGTCGCCACCGTGCTGAGCACCTGGGCGCTCACGGCCGCCGGTCTGGTCAACCGGGACATGCTGCTGGCCGACCGGCCGCTCACCGACTTCATCTGGCGGCCGGACGCGCTCTCCTGGGTGGTCGGCCTGCTGGCCGGGGTCGCCGGCATGCTCTCACTGACGTCGAAGAAGTCTGGTTCCCTGGTCGGTGTGCTGATCTCGGTCACCACCGTGCCGGCCGCCGCGAACGTCGGGGTCGCGGCGGCCTACGGGGTCTGGCCCGAGGCCGCCGGGTCGGCGCTTCAGTTGCTGATCAACATGTGCGCGATCGTGCTCGCCGGCCTGCTGACCCTGGCCGTGCAGCATCTCTGGTGGTGGAACGTGGCCCGCCGTACCACCGGGCCGATCACCCGAAGGCGCCCTCGGGGTCCAGCCGCCGATTCGGCGGCGTCCGCACCGGGACAGAGTCGCCATCCCGACCGCCCGCTCAGATGA
- a CDS encoding deoxyguanosinetriphosphate triphosphohydrolase family protein gives MEPPADPRARRLFGGSARALGDLAASPFRADRDRIVASPFFARLGGVTQVVSPGGSGLLVHNRLTHSLKVAQVARAVAERLTADEQHRALLEKLGGCDPDVVEAAALAHDLGHPPFGHLGERVLDRLARQRLGLADGFEGNAQSYRIVTSTEIRGAATTGLDLTAAVRAAMLKYPWTRLDHPDPHPRHLDPAPRGATPPPDEPESGSSKFGAYRTELHDLRQAREPFVGRIPDWQQTVEASIMDTADDIAYAIHDVEDFYRVGVLQQGAVAAELMAWQRESGHFRAITEPALATAARRPGAAIERLRRQLHRKDDWIADDNAFAAAVEHVREELVEGLLAQPFDGSIEAEQYVARFSARWSTRFVEAIRVVPEPTPRSGYVLLAKAQWHEVQVLKFVHHRFVLARPDLALHQRGQARLLGTLVEALWEWLLDPEEESRLPRRLHDLVELAEAELHPRTPDRVGKARGRAIVDFVAQLTDGQAVAMLDALSGRSGALWTDAFVL, from the coding sequence ATGGAACCACCTGCCGATCCCCGGGCCCGGCGGCTCTTCGGCGGCAGCGCCCGGGCCCTCGGCGACCTGGCCGCGAGCCCGTTCCGGGCCGACCGGGACCGGATCGTGGCCTCGCCCTTCTTCGCCCGGCTGGGCGGGGTGACCCAGGTGGTCAGCCCGGGCGGCTCGGGCCTGCTGGTGCACAACCGGCTCACCCACAGCCTCAAGGTGGCCCAGGTGGCCCGGGCGGTGGCCGAGCGGCTGACCGCCGACGAGCAGCACCGCGCCCTGCTGGAGAAGCTCGGCGGTTGTGACCCGGACGTGGTGGAGGCCGCCGCGCTCGCTCACGACCTGGGCCATCCGCCCTTCGGGCACCTGGGGGAGCGGGTGCTGGACCGGCTGGCCCGGCAGCGCCTCGGCCTGGCCGACGGCTTCGAGGGCAACGCGCAGTCGTACCGGATCGTCACCAGCACCGAGATCCGGGGCGCGGCGACCACCGGGCTGGACCTCACCGCCGCCGTGCGGGCCGCGATGCTGAAGTACCCGTGGACCCGGCTGGACCACCCGGACCCGCATCCCCGGCACCTCGATCCGGCGCCGCGCGGGGCCACCCCGCCGCCCGACGAACCGGAGAGCGGCTCGTCGAAGTTCGGCGCGTACCGGACCGAGCTGCACGACCTGCGGCAGGCCCGGGAGCCGTTCGTCGGCCGGATTCCGGACTGGCAGCAGACCGTCGAGGCGTCCATCATGGACACCGCCGACGACATCGCGTACGCCATCCACGACGTGGAGGACTTCTACCGGGTCGGGGTGCTCCAGCAGGGCGCGGTGGCCGCCGAGCTGATGGCCTGGCAGCGGGAGAGCGGGCACTTCCGGGCGATCACCGAGCCGGCGTTGGCCACCGCGGCCCGCCGGCCGGGCGCGGCCATCGAGCGGCTGCGCCGGCAGTTGCACCGAAAGGACGACTGGATCGCCGACGACAACGCGTTCGCCGCCGCGGTCGAGCACGTCCGCGAGGAACTGGTCGAGGGGCTGCTCGCCCAGCCCTTCGACGGCTCGATCGAGGCGGAGCAGTACGTCGCCCGGTTCTCCGCCCGCTGGTCCACCCGGTTCGTGGAGGCGATCAGGGTGGTTCCGGAGCCGACCCCGCGCTCCGGGTACGTGCTGCTGGCCAAGGCTCAGTGGCACGAGGTGCAGGTGCTGAAATTCGTGCACCACCGGTTCGTGCTGGCCCGGCCCGACCTGGCCCTGCACCAGCGGGGTCAGGCCCGGCTGCTCGGCACGCTGGTGGAGGCGCTCTGGGAGTGGCTGCTCGACCCGGAGGAGGAGTCCCGGCTGCCCCGCCGGCTGCACGACCTGGTCGAGCTGGCCGAGGCCGAGCTGCACCCGCGCACCCCGGATCGGGTCGGCAAGGCCCGGGGCCGGGCCATCGTCGACTTCGTCGCGCAGCTCACCGACGGCCAGGCGGTGGCGATGCTGGACGCCCTGTCAGGCCGCTCCGGCGCGCTCTGG
- a CDS encoding Tex family protein, translating to MTQSVHQRIADELGVTERQVRAAVELLDGGATVPFIARYRKEATGLLDDAQLRTLEERLRYLRELDERRAAVLESIRSQGKLDEALEAQIMAADSKSRLEDIYLPYKPKRRTRAQIAREAGLEPLADALLADPSQDPRETAAGFVDAERGVADPAAALEGARAILIERFAEDADLIGTLREQMWSRGRLVSRVRDGQEAAGAKFADYFDFAEPYTRLPSHRILAMFRGEKEKVLDLTMDPETEGDSDAVPAGPSRYEAAIAGRFGISDQGRPADRWLADTVRWAWRTRILIHLGADLRMRLWQAAEEEAVRVFATNLRDLLLAAPAGTRPTMGLDPGLRTGVKVAVVDATGKVVATDTIYPHEPRRQWDASVETLARLAGAHGVELIAIGNGTASRETDKLAGDLIRRHPELTLTKVVVSEAGASVYSASAYASQELPGLDVSLRGAVSIARRLQDPLAELVKIDPRSIGVGQYQHDLSEVKLSRSLDAVVEDCVNGVGVDVNTASAPLLTRVSGIGAGLAENIVLHRDANGPFRSRAELKKVPRLGPKAFEQCAGFLRIPGGDDPLDSSSVHPEAYPVVRRILAGTGRDLRSLIGQSAILRGLKATDFVDETFGLPTVTDILRELEKPGRDPRPAFRTASFAEGVEKISDLVPGMLLEGVVTNVAAFGAFVDVGVHQDGLVHVSAMSNTFVKDPRDVVKSGDVVRVKVLDVDVPRKRISLTLRLDDETSAGRPQSDAGRRERGDQGAGRGDRGGSRGGQGGSRGDRGGSQGGPQQRQGRGGSQGGPQQRQGRGGAAAPPANSAMADALRRAGLA from the coding sequence GTGACCCAGTCTGTGCACCAGCGGATCGCCGACGAGCTCGGCGTCACCGAACGGCAGGTACGCGCGGCCGTGGAGCTGCTCGACGGCGGCGCCACCGTGCCGTTCATCGCCCGCTACCGGAAGGAGGCCACCGGCCTGCTCGACGACGCGCAGCTGCGCACCCTCGAGGAGCGGCTGCGCTACCTGCGCGAGCTGGACGAGCGGCGCGCCGCGGTGCTGGAGTCGATCCGGAGCCAGGGCAAGCTGGACGAGGCCCTCGAAGCGCAGATCATGGCGGCCGACTCCAAGTCCCGGCTGGAGGACATCTACCTGCCGTACAAGCCGAAGCGGCGGACCCGGGCACAGATCGCCCGCGAGGCCGGGCTGGAGCCCCTCGCCGACGCGCTGCTGGCCGACCCGTCGCAGGACCCTCGGGAGACGGCCGCCGGGTTCGTCGACGCCGAGCGGGGCGTCGCCGATCCGGCCGCCGCACTGGAGGGCGCCCGGGCCATCCTCATCGAGCGGTTCGCCGAGGACGCCGACCTGATCGGCACGCTGCGCGAGCAGATGTGGTCGCGGGGCCGGCTGGTCTCCCGGGTACGCGACGGCCAGGAGGCCGCCGGGGCCAAGTTCGCCGACTACTTCGACTTCGCCGAGCCGTACACCAGGCTCCCCTCGCACCGGATCCTCGCCATGTTCCGGGGCGAGAAGGAGAAGGTGCTCGACCTGACCATGGACCCGGAGACCGAGGGCGACTCCGACGCCGTGCCGGCCGGCCCGAGCCGGTACGAGGCGGCGATCGCCGGCCGGTTCGGCATCAGCGACCAGGGCCGCCCGGCCGACCGGTGGCTGGCCGACACCGTGCGCTGGGCCTGGCGTACCCGGATCCTCATCCACCTCGGGGCGGACCTGCGGATGCGGCTCTGGCAGGCGGCCGAGGAGGAGGCCGTCCGGGTCTTCGCCACCAACCTGCGCGACCTGCTGCTCGCCGCGCCCGCGGGCACCCGCCCCACGATGGGGCTGGACCCGGGCCTGCGCACCGGTGTGAAGGTGGCGGTGGTGGACGCCACCGGCAAGGTGGTCGCGACCGACACCATCTACCCGCACGAGCCGCGCCGGCAGTGGGACGCCTCGGTCGAGACCCTGGCCCGGCTCGCCGGCGCGCACGGGGTGGAGCTGATCGCCATCGGCAACGGCACGGCCAGCCGGGAGACCGACAAGCTGGCCGGCGACCTGATCAGGCGGCACCCGGAGCTGACGCTGACCAAGGTGGTGGTCTCCGAGGCCGGCGCGTCGGTCTACTCCGCCTCCGCGTACGCCTCGCAGGAGCTGCCCGGGTTGGACGTGTCGTTGCGCGGCGCGGTCTCCATCGCCCGCCGCCTCCAGGACCCGCTCGCGGAGCTGGTCAAGATCGACCCGCGCTCGATCGGCGTGGGGCAGTACCAGCACGACCTGTCCGAGGTGAAGCTGTCCCGCTCGCTGGACGCGGTGGTCGAGGACTGCGTCAACGGGGTCGGGGTGGACGTGAACACCGCCTCCGCGCCGCTGCTCACCCGGGTCTCCGGCATCGGTGCCGGGCTGGCGGAGAACATCGTGCTGCACCGGGACGCCAACGGGCCGTTCCGGTCCCGCGCGGAGTTGAAGAAGGTGCCCCGGCTCGGCCCGAAGGCGTTCGAGCAGTGCGCCGGCTTCCTGCGCATCCCCGGTGGCGACGACCCGCTGGACTCCTCCAGCGTGCACCCGGAGGCGTACCCGGTGGTGCGGCGGATCCTGGCCGGCACCGGGCGGGACCTCCGCTCGCTGATCGGGCAGAGCGCGATCCTGCGCGGACTGAAGGCGACTGACTTCGTCGACGAGACCTTCGGCCTGCCCACCGTCACCGACATCCTGCGCGAGCTGGAGAAGCCGGGACGGGACCCGCGGCCGGCGTTCCGGACGGCCTCCTTCGCGGAGGGCGTGGAGAAGATCAGCGACCTGGTCCCCGGCATGCTGCTGGAGGGCGTGGTCACCAACGTCGCGGCCTTCGGGGCGTTCGTCGACGTGGGGGTGCACCAGGACGGCCTGGTGCACGTGTCCGCCATGTCGAACACGTTCGTCAAGGACCCCCGGGACGTGGTGAAGTCCGGTGACGTGGTCCGGGTCAAGGTGCTCGACGTGGACGTGCCCCGCAAGCGGATCTCGCTCACCCTTCGGCTGGACGACGAGACGTCGGCCGGTCGCCCGCAGAGCGACGCCGGCCGACGCGAGCGCGGCGACCAGGGCGCCGGACGCGGCGACCGGGGCGGCTCGCGTGGCGGCCAGGGCGGATCGCGCGGCGACCGGGGCGGGTCCCAGGGCGGGCCGCAGCAGCGGCAGGGCCGGGGCGGGTCCCAGGGCGGGCCGCAGCAGCGGCAGGGCCGGGGCGGGGCTGCCGCACCGCCGGCCAACAGCGCCATGGCCGACGCGCTCCGCCGGGCCGGACTGGCCTGA
- a CDS encoding LCP family protein, with product MPRSRWARLTILVAALVLLLVIGGGGVGGWLYVRSLEKQVQKVEAFNGLQEAQRPVRAADSALNFLVVGKDQLEPGEATSRTDTIMLVHVPHSRNQAQVISIPRDTWTTIPESPPEVGGGPRMAKINAAYAWGGTPLLVRTVEEFTGVRIDHVVLVDFVGFAKVIDALGGVDVTVDRPFTSDAAGGQVYQPGVHRMNSAVALEYARERHQFIDGDYSRMRHQQAIVAAVMQEVRRRGILANPAQLDDFLRATAGAVQVDRELPLFDTIWSLRGLGVQDLTMLTTPTTGTGMVGDQSVIFPDTPASAKLFAAVRDDTMEQWLAENPTALHPN from the coding sequence GTGCCGAGGAGTCGGTGGGCCCGGCTGACGATCCTCGTCGCTGCCCTCGTGCTCCTGCTGGTGATCGGCGGCGGTGGGGTCGGCGGGTGGCTCTACGTGCGGTCACTGGAAAAGCAGGTCCAGAAGGTTGAGGCCTTCAACGGGCTGCAGGAGGCGCAGCGACCGGTCCGGGCCGCGGACTCGGCGCTGAACTTCCTCGTCGTGGGCAAGGACCAGCTGGAGCCGGGCGAGGCCACCTCGCGTACCGACACGATCATGCTCGTCCACGTGCCGCACAGTCGGAACCAGGCCCAGGTCATCTCGATACCGAGGGACACCTGGACCACCATCCCCGAATCTCCTCCGGAGGTCGGAGGGGGACCGAGGATGGCCAAGATCAACGCGGCGTACGCCTGGGGTGGCACCCCGCTGCTGGTCCGGACGGTCGAGGAGTTCACCGGAGTCCGCATCGACCACGTCGTCCTGGTGGACTTCGTCGGCTTCGCGAAGGTGATCGACGCGCTGGGCGGGGTGGACGTCACCGTCGACCGTCCGTTCACCTCCGACGCGGCGGGCGGCCAGGTCTACCAGCCCGGCGTGCATCGCATGAACAGCGCGGTCGCCCTGGAGTACGCCCGGGAGCGCCATCAATTCATCGACGGTGACTACAGCCGGATGCGTCACCAGCAGGCCATCGTGGCCGCCGTGATGCAGGAGGTGCGGCGCAGGGGCATCCTGGCCAACCCGGCGCAGCTCGACGACTTCCTCCGGGCCACCGCCGGTGCCGTGCAGGTGGACCGGGAGCTGCCGCTCTTCGACACCATCTGGAGCCTGCGCGGGCTCGGCGTCCAGGACCTGACCATGCTGACCACTCCCACAACCGGCACCGGGATGGTCGGCGACCAGAGTGTGATCTTCCCCGACACGCCAGCCTCGGCGAAGCTCTTCGCGGCGGTGCGCGACGACACCATGGAGCAGTGGCTGGCCGAGAACCCCACGGCCCTCCACCCGAACTGA
- a CDS encoding sugar transferase, giving the protein MTTPTAQAIKRVLDISLASILLLLLSPVIAAVALTIFVTSGRPILFRQLRPGLHGRPFLLCKFRTMRAPLPGEQRWTTDDVRSTRIGRFLRRTSLDELPELVQVVTGRMSLVGPRPLLMEYLPRYNARHARRHVMKPGITGLAQVSGRRSLTLGQRLDLDIDYIDNWSLRLDLRILVRTLGEPFRRGEIRGQSLTEVDDVGLLVPTLERSE; this is encoded by the coding sequence ATGACCACACCGACCGCGCAGGCGATCAAACGGGTCCTGGACATTTCGCTGGCAAGCATCCTGTTGCTGCTGCTCAGCCCGGTCATTGCGGCCGTCGCCCTGACCATCTTCGTCACCTCGGGACGACCGATCCTCTTCCGGCAACTCCGTCCCGGTCTACACGGCAGACCATTTCTGCTCTGCAAGTTCCGGACCATGCGCGCCCCACTGCCTGGCGAGCAGCGATGGACCACCGACGATGTCCGGTCCACCAGGATCGGCCGATTCCTCCGGCGGACCAGTCTGGACGAACTGCCCGAGCTCGTCCAGGTGGTCACCGGGAGGATGAGCCTGGTTGGCCCCCGACCGCTGCTGATGGAGTACCTGCCCCGCTACAACGCGCGGCATGCGCGGCGGCACGTGATGAAGCCCGGCATCACCGGTCTGGCCCAGGTGAGCGGGCGACGCTCGCTGACCCTCGGCCAGCGGCTCGACCTGGACATCGACTACATCGACAACTGGTCGCTGCGCCTGGATCTGCGGATCCTCGTCCGCACCCTCGGTGAACCGTTCCGTCGAGGCGAGATCCGCGGGCAGTCGCTGACAGAGGTCGACGATGTCGGCCTGCTCGTGCCGACGCTGGAGCGGAGCGAATGA